CGAGGACGGTGGCTACACCTGGCAGCCCAGGCAGGTAGTCATTGAGAAGGATGGCGAGAAGGGGGAAGGGCGACTGAACTGTTCCCGCATCACAGTCTGCCGGGATGGAACCCTGTTGCTGATCGTAGATTTCTACGTGCCCGGTCGAGACCGATTGGTGAATCCGGTCGAGAACCTGCTGTTCTGGAGCAGTGATTCGGGCCGGACATGGGAGGGTCCTGTGGAGACGGGCATCACCGATGGGATCGTGCCTTCCATCAAGGAGCTCTCCAATGGCGACCTGCTCGTCGGTGTGACCCGCCAGCGTTCTACGGACGGGAGACTCTCCGGCCTGAAGGAAGAGCAGACAATCTATCGTTCCGGCGACGGTGGTCGAACCTGGGAGGGACCCTCAGTAGTTCCAGCCCCGCCTTACCTGCGGCTAAATGAAGGCGATTTTGCCGAACTGGACGATGGCACGGTGGTCTGCTACATGCGTGAAGATGGGGAGCGGTTCACGGGTTGGAAGAGTACTTCGGACGACGGTGGCCGCACATGGTCTAAGGCCTTTCGCAGCCAGATGTACTCCTGCCTGGGCCGTCCATCGGTCGGCCGGGTTCGGTCTGGCGAGATCGTTGTCACCTACCGCTTCTGCTCTGCTGTATCCACCAGCCTGGCCCTGTATGTAGAGACTCCTGCCGAGGCGGTTCGCCGAGACGATCCGAACCCGGATGATTACGCGACCGACTATCGCCAGGCCAGGTTCGCCTTTCTGGACAATGACCGCAGTCTTCACCCCGATAGCGGCTATTCCGGATGGGTGCAACTCCCCAGCGGCGATCTGTACGTGGTCAATTACATTACCGATGACGCCCCCCGGGCTTTTATTCGGGGCTACATTGTCTCTCGCCATGATTGGTTTTTGTTCCCGGAAGGCGCTATGCCGTGGCTGCCCCCATCATCCTCTCAGCCCTATGTGGAGTTGTCCGCCGAGTGGACACGGAAGCAGCATGAGCGCAACCGGACGCAGGACTGGTCGCGCTACGTGCCAACACAGAAGTAAGGAATGTTAGCACTTGATTTGCCATTATCTATGTTTTGCAATGCAGGTCCCCATCAGTTGCGCTATCTGGCGGGGATTTTCTATACATGTGGTGGAGAATAATGATCCGGAATATTCTGCATATAGGAATGGGTGTGGTCGTGGTCTTTTTAGGGCTGATCGCCCTGGTGGAGTTACTGGGATATGTGACCTGGTACCTGATGCCCAGAGATGCGGAGTCGATGCAACAGGCGTCCGAGTTTGAGGCGATTATGGGCAGGCTGGTGCAAAGTCCTGCAGAGAGAGCTATACAGGTTGTGGTGCCAGACCGACATCCGAAGACCGCAAAAGCCGTGCATCGGGTGATGGAATGGCCGGAAAGAAGGGGACGGCAGTTTCGGGAAGCTCCAATGCTTCAAAAAAGGGTGGCGGCAGGTGAGTTGCCGCCGGTTGGGGAACGGTTGCCGGAAAATCCGCTGGTGATCGTGCCGCCCCATCAGAATGGGCCTTATGGAGGCACCTGGACGCGGTTTGCAACGGGACCGAGAGATATAGGCATTGTTGAAGCGCGATTTGCTTATGAGGGACTGGTGAGATGGGATCCGATGGGGCAGAAAATTCTTCCCAATCTGGCAACGCACTGGGAGATAGCCGATGGGGGACGGACTTACACATTCTGGTTGCGAAAAGGGGTGCGCTGGTCAGATGGACATCCCTTTACGGTAGAGGATATTTTCTTCTGGCATGAAAATGTGTTGAGTAACGAGGAGTTGACACCGGTGGTTGCGCGGGATTTTCAGCGGGGAGACGAGGTGATGGCGATAGAAAAAGTCGATGCGCACACCGTGCGTTTTCGCTTCAAGCGACCCAATGGTCTTTTCCTGAAATTGTTGGCATGGGGGCGCGGATACGAAATGCTGCGGTATCCAGCGCATTATATGGCGCAGTTTCATCCGCGGTATGTGCCAGTGGAGAAATTAGAAGCGATGGCTCGGGAGCACGGTTTTGATTTCTGGCACCAGCTTTTTCAAGATAAGCGGGATTGGCGAAATCCGGATATTCCCAGGCTGTGGCCGTGGGTGGTCGTGGCGCCGCCACCGGCCCGTCCTTCTGTGTTCGAGCGCAATCCCTATTATTG
The window above is part of the Gemmatimonadota bacterium genome. Proteins encoded here:
- a CDS encoding sialidase family protein, translating into MQKLTVSRDDEVYEAFADIARTPDGILVCTYRESMAHGPWPFSRIVVRHSEDGGYTWQPRQVVIEKDGEKGEGRLNCSRITVCRDGTLLLIVDFYVPGRDRLVNPVENLLFWSSDSGRTWEGPVETGITDGIVPSIKELSNGDLLVGVTRQRSTDGRLSGLKEEQTIYRSGDGGRTWEGPSVVPAPPYLRLNEGDFAELDDGTVVCYMREDGERFTGWKSTSDDGGRTWSKAFRSQMYSCLGRPSVGRVRSGEIVVTYRFCSAVSTSLALYVETPAEAVRRDDPNPDDYATDYRQARFAFLDNDRSLHPDSGYSGWVQLPSGDLYVVNYITDDAPRAFIRGYIVSRHDWFLFPEGAMPWLPPSSSQPYVELSAEWTRKQHERNRTQDWSRYVPTQK